A genome region from Thalassotalea euphylliae includes the following:
- a CDS encoding OsmC domain/YcaO domain-containing protein, with the protein MEIKVNFLDNLRLEAKFDDFTVIADQPIRYKGDGSAPSPFDYFLASSALCAAYFIKVYCKARDISTDNIRLSQNNIVDPEDRYNQIFQINVELPDDISEKDKKGILRSIERCTVKKVVQTGPEFKIETVDNLDADNQAMIMVSPDEAASTYILGKDLPLEKTIKNMTGILENLGMKIEVTSWRNIVPNVWSLNIRDAASPMCFTNGKGATKESALCSALGEFIERLNCNFFYNDQFFGEEIANADFVHYPNEKWFQLTDDDSLPQGLLDEHCLAIYNPEDELCGSHLIDTNSGNIERGIVALPYQRHSDGETVYFPSNLIENLFLSNGMSAGNNVFEAQVQCLSEIFERAVKRQIVEQEIVLPGVPLSVLEKYPSILAGIQGLEEQGFPVVVKDASLGGQFPVMCVTLMNPRTGGVFASFGAHPSFEVALERSLTELLQGRSFEGLNDVPKPTFNSMAVQEPENFVEHFIDSTGVISWRFFSSKEDYEFVEWDFSGTNEEENQQLLAILESLGKEVYIATYGDLGATACRILVPDYSEVYPVEDLIWDNTNKALQYREDILNLHRLSEDELIDLVERLEESQLDNYIDIRTLIGIEFDENTVWGQLTIIELKILIYLAVGGLEQAFELIGDFLQYNDNTVERTMFFRAVHNTLEVALNEALEFEHYQTAFTRMYGEDRMAEVIGLINGTDNFHGLTETSMALEGIEPHLRLIESYKKLHQARAKKAL; encoded by the coding sequence ATGGAAATCAAGGTTAACTTTCTTGACAACCTTCGCTTAGAAGCGAAGTTTGATGACTTTACCGTTATCGCTGACCAACCTATCCGCTATAAAGGTGATGGTTCAGCACCTAGCCCATTTGATTACTTTTTAGCGTCTTCTGCATTATGTGCCGCTTACTTTATTAAGGTGTACTGTAAGGCCAGAGACATCTCTACCGACAATATTCGCCTATCGCAAAACAATATTGTCGACCCAGAAGATCGCTACAATCAAATCTTCCAGATTAACGTTGAGCTACCAGACGATATTTCTGAAAAAGACAAGAAGGGAATTCTGCGTTCAATTGAACGTTGTACCGTTAAGAAAGTGGTACAAACCGGCCCAGAGTTCAAAATTGAAACAGTCGACAACTTAGACGCCGACAATCAAGCCATGATCATGGTATCGCCGGATGAAGCCGCTTCGACTTACATTCTGGGTAAAGACTTACCACTAGAAAAAACCATCAAGAACATGACGGGTATTCTCGAAAACTTGGGCATGAAAATCGAAGTCACCTCATGGCGCAATATTGTTCCTAATGTGTGGTCACTGAATATTCGCGATGCGGCCTCACCTATGTGCTTTACCAATGGTAAAGGAGCAACCAAAGAAAGTGCGTTATGTTCAGCACTTGGCGAATTTATTGAACGCCTAAACTGCAACTTCTTTTACAACGACCAATTCTTCGGTGAAGAAATAGCGAACGCTGATTTTGTTCACTACCCCAATGAAAAGTGGTTCCAGCTAACCGACGATGATAGCTTGCCACAAGGTTTGTTAGATGAGCACTGTTTAGCCATTTACAATCCGGAAGATGAGCTATGTGGCTCACATCTGATTGATACCAATTCAGGTAATATTGAGCGCGGCATTGTTGCCCTGCCTTATCAGCGTCATTCAGACGGTGAAACCGTGTATTTCCCATCAAACCTGATTGAGAACTTGTTCCTCAGCAATGGTATGAGCGCCGGCAACAATGTTTTTGAGGCACAAGTACAGTGTTTATCAGAAATCTTTGAACGCGCAGTAAAACGCCAGATCGTTGAACAAGAAATTGTACTACCTGGTGTGCCGCTATCAGTGTTGGAAAAATACCCAAGCATTCTTGCCGGTATTCAAGGGTTAGAAGAGCAAGGTTTTCCTGTCGTTGTTAAAGATGCCTCGCTTGGCGGCCAATTCCCAGTAATGTGCGTGACGCTAATGAACCCAAGAACGGGTGGCGTATTTGCATCATTCGGTGCACACCCCAGTTTTGAAGTCGCATTAGAGCGCAGTTTAACCGAGTTGCTACAAGGTAGAAGCTTTGAAGGCTTAAACGACGTACCAAAACCAACGTTCAATAGTATGGCGGTACAAGAGCCAGAAAACTTTGTTGAACACTTTATTGACTCAACCGGTGTCATTTCATGGCGCTTTTTTAGTAGCAAGGAAGATTACGAGTTTGTGGAGTGGGACTTCTCTGGCACAAATGAAGAAGAGAACCAGCAGTTACTCGCCATTTTGGAATCGCTTGGTAAAGAAGTGTATATCGCCACTTACGGTGATTTAGGCGCTACGGCATGCCGTATTTTGGTACCTGATTATTCAGAAGTTTACCCAGTCGAAGATTTGATTTGGGACAACACCAACAAAGCCCTGCAATACCGTGAAGATATTCTTAACCTTCATCGCTTGTCAGAAGACGAGTTAATCGACTTAGTGGAGCGCTTAGAAGAAAGTCAGTTAGATAACTACATTGATATTCGTACTCTAATTGGCATTGAGTTTGATGAGAATACGGTGTGGGGCCAACTCACCATTATCGAACTTAAAATTTTGATCTACTTGGCAGTTGGTGGCTTAGAGCAAGCCTTTGAACTCATTGGTGACTTCCTTCAATACAACGACAATACTGTTGAACGCACTATGTTCTTCCGCGCAGTACACAACACACTGGAAGTTGCATTAAATGAAGCGCTTGAATTCGAGCATTACCAAACGGCATTCACTCGTATGTATGGTGAAGATCGTATGGCTGAAGTAATAGGACTCATTAATGGTACTGATAACTTCCACGGCTTAACCGAAACTAGCATGGCACTAGAAGGTATTGAACCACACTTACGTTTGATTGAAAGTTATAAGAAGCTACATCAAGCAAGGGCGAAGAAAGCCTTGTAG
- a CDS encoding DUF2145 domain-containing protein, translating into MKNLFLVVLTLLAFNAFAGSNQVAEARFKPEQIAKFAKDVEKYAAKQGARAFIIARVGQPQSKLPKGIEFTHTAIAVYSQITVDNGEKVNGYAIHNLYQDGENGGESALVTDYPVDFFWGAYDLKAGIIIPTPELQTKIIEVITSGKNQLLHNPKYSLIANPFNSQYQNCTEHTLDIINAAIYQTTDKRQLKANAREYFDPQRVRVSGFKLALGGLFADGVTTRDHKGKVKTTSFGSIVRYLEKYELAGDTHIFRG; encoded by the coding sequence ATGAAAAACTTATTTTTAGTCGTGTTAACGTTATTGGCGTTTAACGCGTTTGCTGGCAGCAACCAAGTCGCCGAAGCGAGATTTAAACCTGAGCAAATCGCTAAGTTTGCCAAAGACGTTGAAAAGTATGCGGCCAAACAAGGTGCTAGAGCCTTTATTATTGCTAGAGTTGGGCAGCCCCAATCGAAATTGCCAAAAGGCATTGAGTTTACTCATACGGCAATTGCAGTGTACTCCCAAATCACTGTAGATAATGGTGAAAAGGTAAATGGTTATGCCATTCACAACCTTTATCAAGATGGTGAAAATGGTGGGGAAAGCGCATTGGTAACAGATTACCCAGTTGATTTTTTCTGGGGTGCTTACGACCTAAAAGCCGGCATAATTATTCCGACACCTGAGCTGCAAACCAAGATTATTGAAGTTATTACCAGTGGTAAGAATCAGTTACTACATAACCCTAAATATTCGTTAATTGCGAATCCGTTTAACAGTCAGTATCAAAATTGTACCGAACATACGCTTGATATTATTAATGCTGCGATTTACCAAACGACTGACAAGCGCCAGTTAAAAGCGAACGCGCGTGAGTATTTTGACCCACAACGTGTCAGAGTCAGTGGCTTTAAATTAGCCTTGGGCGGTTTGTTTGCCGATGGTGTGACGACTCGAGATCACAAAGGAAAAGTTAAAACTACGTCGTTTGGCTCTATTGTGCGATATCTAGAAAAATATGAACTGGCAGGTGATACCCATATCTTCAGAGGATAA